The Mustelus asterias unplaced genomic scaffold, sMusAst1.hap1.1 HAP1_SCAFFOLD_322, whole genome shotgun sequence genome segment gctctcagtatgggaagggattcacttgttcatctaacctgcggacacaccagcgagttcacactggggagaaaccattcacctgctctcagtgtgggaagggattcacttgttcatctaacctgcggacacaccagcgagttcacactggggagaaaccattcacctgctctcagtgtgggaagggattcactcagttatccgccctgcggagacaccagcaagttcacactggggagagaccgttcacctgctctcagtttgagaagggattcactcagttatccagcctgcagagacaccagcgagttcacactggggagaggccgttcacctgctctcagtgtgggaagggattcactcagttatccagcctgcagacacaccagcgagttcacactggggagagaccattcacctgctctcagtgtgagaagggtttcagagtttcatcccagctgctgagacaccagcaagttcacgagtgattccagggttggattctgctgttattgtttctgctctcaattacatccaggactgcattttgttcattctcacagttggtcaatggggagggtcagagggtttctttgtgctggactggccggtctcagcctccagtgggctgatgctctttgagtctttttgtgaatacctggtttcaaatgtcacaaggatcacagagtgacagggtgttcggaagtttagagatatttcgTCAGAAGAAAatggaggttggcagtgcaaaggtacatttctgaatggagggctgtgacaagtgacattcctcagggatcagtgctgggacttttgctgtttgtaatatatacaaatgatttggaagaaaatgtaactggtttgattggtaagtttgtggatgacgcaaaggttggtggaattgcggatagcgatggggatttgtgagagggaggccatgcctcactaacctggtggagttttttgaagaagtgactagaatggttgacgagggaagggccgtggatgttgtctatatggactttagtaaagcgtttgacaaagtccctcatggtaggttggtgcaaaaggttggatctcatgggataaagggggaggtgcctagatgggtggagaactggcttggtcacagaagacagagggtggtagtggaagggtctttttccagctggatgcctgtgactagtggtgttccgcagggctctgtattgggacctctgctgttcgtgatttagatgaacgatctggaagaaggtgtaactgggttgatctgtaagtttgcggacgacacaaaaatggctggactttcagatagtgaggaacattgtcagaggctacagaaggatatagataggctggaaatttgggcaaagaaatggcagatggagttcaatccagatgaatgcgaagtgatgcattttggtagaactaacgtaggggggagctatgcgataaatggcagaaccataaagggtgtagatacgcagagggacctgggtgtgcaagtccacagatccttgaaggtgacggcacaggtggagaaggtaatgaagaaggcatatggcatgcttgcctttataggacggggcatagagtataaaatttggggtctgatgatgcggttgtatagaacgttggttcggccgcatttggaatactacgtccagttctggtcgccacactaccagaaggacgtggaggcattagagagagtgcagaggaggtttaccaggatgttgcctggtatggaagggcttagttatgaggagagattgggaaaactggggttgttctcactggaaagacggaggatgaggggtgacctaatagaggtgtataaaattatgaaaggcataggtaggtTGAATGATGGGAATCTTTTtcgcaggtcggtggtgacgttcacgaggggtcatagttttcaagatgaggtggggggaggtttaacacggatatcagaaggacgtattttacacagagggtggtgggggcctggaatgcgctgccaggcaaggtggtggaggcggacacactgggaacgtttacgacttatcaagatagccacatgaacggagtgggaatggagggatacaaaagaatggtctagtttggaccagggagcggcgtgggcttggagggccgaagggcctgttcctgtgctgtattgttctttgtttctttgttttgtttctttgggactggcagaggatacagcaggatatagatcagttggagacttgggtggagagatggcagatgaagtttaatccggacaaatgtgaggtaatgcattttggaaggtctaatacagatgggaaatatacagtaaatggcagaacccttcagagtattgataggcagagggatctgggtgtacaggtacacaggtcattgaaagtggcaatgcaggtggagaagataatcaagaaggcatacggcatgcttgccttcatcggccggggcattgagtttaaaaattggcaagtcatgttgcagctttatagaaccttagtcagaccgcacttggaatatagtgttcaattctggtcaccacactaccagaagaatgtggaggctttggagagggtacggaaaatatttatcaggatgttgtctggtgtggagggcattagctatgaggagaggttggagaaacttggtttgttctcactggaacgatggaggttgaggggggacgacctgatagaagtctacaagattatgaggggcatggacagagtggataatcagaagctttttcccagggtggaagagtcaattactcggggcataagtttaaggtgcgaggggcaaggtttaaaggagatgtacaagacagGTTTTTTAtacaagagggtggtgggtgcctggaactcgttgccggggaaggtagtggacgatagtgacttttcagatgcgtcttgacaaatatatgaatagcataggaatagagggatatggtccccggaaaggtagggggttttagttcagacgggcagaatGGTTgctccaggcttggagggccaaagggcttgtttctgtgctgtaattttctttgttcttcgttctgtttggaacatctcaaatgcccatccaatttcctttttaattgttcattgtctccacttcctccaccctcgtaggcagcgagtttcaggtcattaccattcgctgcatcagaatattcttcctaacatctcaaccccccctcccgacccttgcatctctgacccaaaacaagaaatctgtgtccctctcgtccttgtcccttcagctaatgggaacagcttttctttgtccaccttatctaaacctgtcagaagcttgtccacctcgatcaaatctcccctcaacctcctttgctccaaggggaacaaccccagcctgacattgacaataaagaacaaactaacagaatatgttaatacctgaaatcaaatgggaatgtttaatttctgttttaaagatattgtgaatatattgtcctggacaataaaggaattggaataactcaccttgggtgtggttgaatggaatatatcaatctgatatccacctacagtccagtgaaagtctggaatatgtagctggaagtcccttcctaacagcactgtgggtgtacgtacacctcaggcattgcagcagttcaagaaggggtTGGAGTTGACCAtgtccgaggcagctacatacagccacatattctgttataattgaaggggcggcacggtagcacagtggtggggtggcacggtagcacagtggtggggtggcacggtagcacagtggttagcactgctgcttcacagctccagggacctgggttcgattcccggcatgggtcactgtctgtgtggagttggcacattctccccgtgtctgcgtgggtttcctccgggtgctccggtttcctcccacagtccaaagatgtatggattaggttgattggctatgctaagattgccccttagtgtcctgggatgcatagattagagggattagcgggtaaaatatggagggatatgggggtagggcctgggtgagattgtgatcggtgcagactcgatgggccgaatggcctctttctgtactgtagggtttctatgactgcagattgaatgtgaggcattgtaggactggactatcttgaccatattcctgtgactgcccggaaactcatgtgtctattttagtttataattgaggatttctgggaataagttaaatgcggaaatattaagcatagcctggaggaatttggaataactgagaattttatccccagataaagaaccAAGATTTTGTCGGTGTTTGGGTGTAACGTGTTTGgggttttaaatcaacaaagatgttgcctctaaaatcagtccatgtaagttggcttaaaaaaggttaagttataatgaaggatcttgGATCTTATTacaatcaaggagttgtgagtttgtagtgctctgtcgctttaagaagctattgctgcgagagagaatgctgaggattcattgtttgaaatttacgagctgtgagaatctgtgtgttttgtttgttttatgtggatgtttgtagatgtgttttatcattgttttgggctacatttgttaaggtttatctttctggggaattaaccttaccttgagtctttaattaaaggcatttttggaagtttaaaaacagaatcacaagaacacttaagtaattaattttggttattgttgttgtaaagcacatgctaagtttctctgtttgtgtgtggatgatatttgtgggatgaacgcttcaagctttgaggttttctgtctgtgatttaaatcaaacagatttttaaaaaaggaagtgtgattaataaaactttttttgttcagaagttatgaacctggagccatatttactggccagagacaggattccaggatattttactaaacatgtgggaattttaatccggatacaattcacccatgtgagaatgagagtttgaATTTGTAatagttatttaaaatttgacacatgtgaaatgattctgaccaatcctgtgttggattgatcttgggttaaacttcctgtcaggtccaaagatttattcctgacgcaagtaacacaaagaaaaggaaaattctggaattggatactgaagaaaagagtttaaaaagagcgattattaaatagaaatgttcccagaccatgtggtcattagattaaaacaaaggaagagtgctgacgtccatttgagaacttttaatccaccccatttctaactaagggagtctatgtacaaagaaagcccaagaaagacccccccccaaggggggtctggaaagcatcatgatgggggcacctgtccatgagatgatcacaaagccccataatgcccagatactaattttattgaacctataatgtatgtaatctatcaccattctgattggattgtgtccagccgggatgcgctgagtaactgtataagaattgatgattttctttgttgggtggagttacacatggtcagcccctgtggcttctccccgctggcgtaacacaataaactgtttgtcgattgaatcaggcacaacacactgggtacattaccacttcatccttgggagtggcctgataggccgtggtccagactaaatgtggcctttggggggcctttcatgaatcacatgtgtttggtcgttgtaaatgtgcattcaaaatggttggaagcacagatcatgagtaatattccagctcctgagacaatagagaagctctgtcaaattttcacaagccctgggttaccagattcgcttgtttcagataacgacactctgtgaacaagtgaggtgtttcaggaattcctgtaaaggaatggtctatgccatgtgcgtactgcacggtagcacagtggttagcactgctacttcacagctccagggacctgggttcgcttcctggcttgggtcactgtctgtgtggagtttgcacattctcctcatgtctgcatgggtttcctccgggtgctccggtttcctcccacagtccaaacatgtgcgggttaggttgattggccaggttacaaattgcccttagtgtcctgagatgcgtaggttagagggattagttgggtaaatatgtagggatatgggagtaggccctgggtgggattgtggtcggtgcagactcgatgggccgaatggcctctttctgtacttagggtttctatttctatttcatttcactgtttcatctggctacaaatgatcttcatgatgtggagatgccggcgttggactggggtaaacacagtaagaagtttaacaacaccaggttaaagtccaacaggtttatttgttcgcAAATGCATTTgttagctcgtggcatttgctaacaaataaacctgttggactttaacctggtgttgctaaacttcttactgtacaaatggtctcacagaaagagctgttcaaactctgaaggagggattgaagagaatggcaggcgatacttaaagaacaagctctcaagatttttgttccagtttcgcatcacaccacaatccacaactggactctctcctgtggaatttttaggtagaaggttgacgtctcatctggatctgcttcatccagatctcagagcaaaagtgagcaggaaacaagagaagcagaaggagggacacgactatcgcgccaaagagaggcagttcaaaccgggtgatcaggtttacatcagaaactttgggagtaaTCAAAGGTGGTTACtgggaataattttaaaccaaagtggtccagtatcttgggtggtgagactgtaaaacggaagagttgttcgcagacaccaagatcatattcgcttgcggtgtgaccccgagtcaggaacagtttcagagtcagcaaccattactgagaacatggcagagggtcatgctgctgtggatgttcaccaggaaatggttccagctttgccagttgactctgctgtgggagtggaagaggaatgttcatgtacagattctcaaactacctcttcacctcccattccagaaacaccattacaagatttaccagtggtattgtacaggttgcaatgcaaccacaaagctcctgacagacttccgtattgttaaagacattactttgttgtatttctgtcctgatgggggattgaaatttaaggggaggagaagttttacagagtgttcttcacaacctctctcccttctgagcatGTGCAGGCTTTGGccggggtttcagtctgcaagtccaggctggttccaatgctcctgtttcctttagtttgccaatgatttttaaactttgttatttatttatataaataacattctgcttttaacaatgcatttgactaccttatttgtggactgaagttcccaaattgtaaagcaggagattacttaaatggacagcctgaattgagagacaattaaagaataaacgattcattaatacagatgttagAAAGGCGagaatgtaaatttgaacacaaaagggtggcccggtggcacactggttagctctgctgcctcagcgccagggacctgggtttgattcccggcttgggtgactctgtggagtttgcacgttgttcccatgtctgcctggtttttttccgggtgctctggtttcctcccacagtccaaaagatgtgctggttaggtgcattgaccatgctaaattctccctcagtgttacccgaacagatgccagagtgcggtgactaggggattttcccaggaacttcatttattcgtgtcacaagtcggcttacgttaacattgcaatgaagttactgtgaaaatccccgagtcgccacacgaaggtgcctgttcgggtacacggaggggagggagaatttagcatggccaatgcacctaaccagcatgtctttcgggctgtgggaggaaaccggagcacccggagggaacccacgcagacacggggagaatgtgcatactgtgATTCAagtcgggagtcgaacccaggtccctggcgctgtgaggcagcagtgcaaaccactgtgccctacagagaggtgttgggagctgttgattttacaagttatccatgttttcggagccatcacttcatgtcctggtctgaaaaggatagagagaagtctgttcataagatataggagcagaattaggccattcggcccatcgagtctgctccgtcattcgatcaaggctgatatgctcctcatcccgatgttcttgccttctccccataacctttcataagttcatatgttcaattgttaaagctaaactttctccttttactgttaatcgatactttccttttttatctttgacttgttacatttttaatggttaataaacttacTGAATCACCGTTTAAAGTATTCTTTCTAGccacatggttaagtcactggaacctggtgtgatttacagttatggagttattgtaaacaagagaacctcataagtcttagttcaaataaatcaaagttctcacaaatggaatgctatcctttattctgagagaaattgaacacagAAGTagatattatgcttcagttatacagggcgttgctgaaactgcatcttgaacactgggtgcagttttgtctccaattaaacaaaggatcgtagaatccctgcagtacagacagaggccgttctgcccattgagtctgtactaaacagcatcccacccagaccctgttcccataaccccacacatttactctgctaatccccctcacacatgggtcaattttagcatagccaatcaacctaacccgcacacctttggactgtgggaggaaacaggagcacccgcaggaaacccacgcagacacggggagaatgtccaaactccacacagatagtgaatcggaccagggacccaggaattgaacctgggtccgtggcgctgtgaggcagcagtgctaaccactgtgccaccgtgccgccccattttataaataccatggaagcagttcagaggaggtttactagatcgATTCCCAATCCAGCagtgtgaaatgttaactctgtttctctctctacagatgctgccagacctgctgcgtttttccagtcctttctgtatttattttagatcaacctgtagtggggggaaaaacactatttacgatccaggataaaataaatgtccttcatcagcttttgtggatcatttaagtggaaatgtgctctccccggctcaaagagcatcagcccactggaagcaaagttgtgagaccggccagtccagcaaaaATAAATCcttcgaccctcccacttcaccaactgtcagaatgaacatggttcagtcctggatgtgattaacagcagcaataacagcagaatccaacccctgtcatcacttgtgaactcgctggtgtctccgcaggctggatgactgagtgaatcctttcccacagacacagcaggtgaacggtctctccccagtgtgaacccgctggtgttcctgcaggttggatgacgttctaaatctctttgtgcagtgagagcagctgaacggtctctcctcagtgtgaatgcgctggtggatcatcaggtccccagaacgtttgaaaccacttccacagtcagagcatttaaagggtctctcctgggtgtgagtgagattgtgactcagcaggctggatgaatgagtgaatcccttcccacacacagagcaggtgaacggtctctccctggtgtgaattcgctggtgctcccgcaggtgAGATaacgttctaaatctctttgtgcagtgagagcagctgaacggtctctccccagtgtgaatccgctggtggatcatcagttcccgagagcttttgaaaccactttcacagtcagagcatttaaagggtttctcattgctgtgagtgactttgtgttttgacaggttggataactgcataaatcctttcccacacaccaagcagatgaatggtctctctccagtgtgaacacgctggtgtctctgcagatcgggtaaatgagcgaatccgttcccacactcaaagcacatgaatgctctttctccagtgtgaaccagctgatgtcgctgcagatgatataaccgagtgaatctctgcccacacacagaacaggtgtacggcttctctccggtgtgaatacgttgatgaatttgcagctcagagggggttttgcaacccttcccacagtccccacatttccacggtttctccatgttgcaggtgtccttgtgttgCTCCAGGTTTGACCATCAGTTGAAGTCTCACACGGAACAATATTATGGTGCCCTGCTGCGATGGTGcaatattttttcaggctgtggaactgggaggctctttccacagtcaatgcatgggaaaatctcagttgattgtgtgtgtgtgtgtgtgtgtgtgtgtgtgtgtcagtcctgttcCAGTCACAATGATGTTTAAAGACTGCTGAAGC includes the following:
- the LOC144486354 gene encoding uncharacterized protein LOC144486354, whose translation is MEKPWKCGDCGKGCKTPSELQIHQRIHTGEKPYTCSVCGQRFTRLYHLQRHQLVHTGERAFMCFECGNGFAHLPDLQRHQRVHTGERPFICLVCGKGFMQLSNLSKHKVTHSNEKPFKCSDCESGFKSSRELMIHQRIHTGERPFSCSHCTKRFRTLSHLREHQRIHTRERPFTCSVCGKGFTHSSSLLSHNLTHTQERPFKCSDCGSGFKRSGDLMIHQRIHTEERPFSCSHCTKRFRTSSNLQEHQRVHTGERPFTCCVCGKGFTQSSSLRRHQRVHK